The Agromyces sp. LHK192 genome includes a window with the following:
- a CDS encoding GNAT family N-acetyltransferase, producing the protein MTSPGVAWPRRAGVLELRTPTRELLEEVLVWRNRPEVVRWLLRTTVDPETFIRVWLEDVGEPDHHTAVAVLDGTVVGTGSLRVHDGIGQFDGDAWRRSEAELGYLIAPAYAGKGYATAIARTLLELAFDELGLHRVTAGCFADNVASWRVMERLGMRREQHGVRDSWHAELGWVDGVTYAILAEEWATAK; encoded by the coding sequence GTGACCTCGCCCGGCGTGGCCTGGCCGCGACGTGCCGGCGTGCTCGAGCTGCGCACGCCGACGCGCGAGCTGCTCGAGGAGGTGCTCGTGTGGCGCAACCGGCCCGAGGTCGTCCGCTGGCTGCTGCGCACGACGGTCGACCCCGAGACCTTCATCCGGGTCTGGCTCGAGGATGTCGGGGAGCCCGACCACCACACCGCCGTCGCCGTCCTCGACGGCACCGTCGTCGGGACGGGCTCGCTTCGCGTGCACGACGGCATCGGGCAGTTCGACGGCGATGCGTGGCGCCGGTCGGAGGCCGAGCTCGGCTACCTGATCGCTCCGGCGTACGCCGGCAAGGGCTACGCCACCGCCATCGCCCGAACGCTGCTCGAACTCGCGTTCGACGAGCTCGGGCTGCACCGCGTGACGGCCGGATGCTTCGCCGACAACGTCGCGTCGTGGCGGGTGATGGAGCGACTCGGCATGCGCCGCGAGCAGCACGGCGTTCGTGACTCCTGGCACGCCGAGCTCGGTTGGGTCGACGGCGTCACCTACGCGATCCTCGCGGAGGAGTGGGCGACGGCGAAGTGA
- a CDS encoding YbaK/EbsC family protein — protein MTMPSHAAVDRVAEALRAAGVEPRITWFDGAVTTAQLAADALGIEVGQIANSLVFTIDDEPILVLTSGSHRVDTGWLGEQLGGTIRRASKEVVKAATGQVIGGVAPVGHLSPMRTVVDVALADYEVVWAAAGHAKTVFPTTFDELVRLTGGTPSEVEPGLEASA, from the coding sequence ATGACCATGCCCTCCCACGCCGCCGTCGACCGTGTCGCCGAGGCCCTGCGCGCCGCGGGCGTCGAGCCGCGCATCACCTGGTTCGACGGCGCCGTGACGACCGCGCAGCTGGCCGCCGACGCGCTCGGCATCGAGGTCGGCCAGATCGCCAACTCGCTCGTCTTCACCATCGACGACGAGCCGATCCTTGTGCTCACCTCGGGATCGCATCGCGTCGACACCGGGTGGCTCGGAGAGCAGCTCGGCGGCACCATCCGTCGCGCTTCGAAAGAGGTCGTGAAAGCGGCGACCGGCCAGGTGATCGGCGGCGTCGCGCCCGTCGGCCATCTGTCGCCCATGCGCACGGTCGTCGACGTCGCGCTCGCCGACTACGAGGTAGTCTGGGCCGCCGCCGGGCACGCGAAGACCGTGTTCCCGACCACGTTCGACGAGCTGGTGCGCCTCACGGGCGGCACGCCGAGCGAGGTCGAGCCGGGGCTGGAGGCATCGGCGTGA
- a CDS encoding APC family permease — MDTEHAPARRLGLGGAAAIGIASMVGAGVFAVWAPAAAVAGELLLVGLSIAALVALANVGSTAQLAARYPESGGAYRYGRELLGAWPGFLAGWGFVIGKTASCAAMALTAAEYLAPAGWERPIALAVVAVVVGVDLVGITRTARVAAVIVIAVGAVLAVVIAAGIALAAEGDGATATATATIEPTPYGVLQAAGLCFFAFAGYARIATLGEEVVDPARTIPRAIAIAFAVVVVLYAGVGVTLLAALGAPHLADADEPLADVVRLVGWPAAVPLVQVAAGAASVGALLALVAGIGRTSLAMARDRELPAPLARVSTRFGVPWAASVSVGVGVAALLLIGDLRSVIGFSSFGVLGYYLVANLAALRQPAPERRLPRWASAAGAIGCLALVAALPWQSVVGGVGVFAVGAGIRLLVLGRRRRLAA, encoded by the coding sequence GTGGACACGGAGCACGCGCCCGCCCGCCGTCTCGGGCTCGGTGGAGCGGCGGCGATCGGCATCGCGTCGATGGTGGGGGCGGGCGTGTTCGCCGTGTGGGCTCCCGCCGCCGCGGTCGCCGGCGAGCTCCTGCTCGTGGGACTCAGCATCGCGGCGCTCGTCGCGCTCGCGAATGTCGGATCGACGGCGCAGCTCGCAGCCCGGTACCCGGAGTCCGGGGGCGCGTACCGGTACGGACGCGAGTTGCTCGGCGCCTGGCCCGGGTTCCTCGCCGGGTGGGGGTTCGTGATCGGGAAGACCGCGAGTTGCGCGGCGATGGCCCTGACCGCGGCGGAGTACCTGGCACCGGCCGGATGGGAGCGCCCGATCGCCCTCGCCGTGGTCGCGGTCGTCGTCGGCGTCGACCTGGTCGGCATCACGCGCACCGCCCGCGTCGCGGCGGTCATCGTGATCGCGGTCGGCGCGGTGCTCGCGGTCGTGATCGCCGCGGGAATCGCGCTGGCCGCGGAGGGCGACGGGGCGACGGCGACGGCGACGGCGACGATCGAGCCCACGCCGTACGGCGTGCTCCAGGCGGCCGGGCTCTGCTTCTTCGCGTTCGCGGGGTACGCGCGCATCGCGACGCTCGGCGAGGAGGTCGTGGATCCCGCGCGGACGATCCCGCGCGCGATCGCGATCGCCTTCGCCGTGGTCGTCGTGCTCTACGCCGGGGTCGGCGTCACGCTGCTCGCCGCGCTCGGGGCGCCGCACCTCGCCGACGCCGATGAGCCGCTCGCCGACGTCGTGCGCCTCGTGGGGTGGCCCGCCGCGGTCCCGCTCGTCCAGGTCGCGGCCGGCGCGGCATCCGTCGGTGCGCTCCTGGCCCTGGTCGCGGGCATCGGTCGCACCTCGCTCGCCATGGCCCGCGACCGCGAACTGCCGGCCCCGCTCGCACGGGTGTCCACGCGCTTCGGGGTGCCGTGGGCAGCCTCCGTCTCGGTGGGCGTCGGCGTCGCCGCGCTCCTCCTCATCGGCGACCTTCGATCGGTGATCGGGTTCTCGAGCTTCGGAGTGCTCGGCTACTACCTCGTCGCCAACCTCGCAGCGCTCCGGCAGCCCGCGCCCGAGAGACGGCTCCCCCGCTGGGCGTCCGCGGCCGGTGCGATCGGGTGCCTCGCACTCGTCGCCGCCCTGCCGTGGCAGTCCGTCGTCGGCGGCGTCGGCGTGTTCGCCGTCGGGGCGGGCATCCGGCTGCTGGTGCTCGGACGTCGACGTAGGCTTGCGGCATGA
- a CDS encoding gamma carbonic anhydrase family protein — protein sequence MSADAAARIIPLEGRPAPAIDGSAFVAPGAVIVGDVRLEAGSSVWYNSVLRAEAAPIVLGEGSNLQDAVVCHVDQGFPLTIGPGVSVGHAAVLHGCTIEADCLIGMSATVLNGAVIGEGSLVAAGAVVLEGTVVPPWSLVAGVPAKVRRELTDAERDGIRRNAGAYLAHRDLHATSLGRTGDRP from the coding sequence ATGAGTGCCGACGCCGCCGCCCGGATCATCCCCCTCGAAGGTCGCCCCGCCCCCGCGATCGACGGCTCGGCCTTCGTGGCGCCGGGCGCCGTCATCGTCGGCGACGTGCGCCTCGAGGCCGGTTCGAGCGTCTGGTACAACTCGGTCCTGCGCGCCGAGGCCGCGCCGATCGTGCTGGGCGAGGGCTCGAACCTCCAGGACGCGGTCGTCTGCCACGTCGACCAGGGGTTCCCGCTGACGATCGGTCCCGGCGTCTCGGTCGGCCACGCCGCGGTGCTGCACGGTTGCACGATCGAGGCGGACTGCCTCATCGGCATGAGCGCGACCGTGCTCAACGGCGCGGTCATCGGCGAGGGCTCGCTGGTGGCCGCGGGCGCGGTCGTGCTCGAAGGCACGGTCGTGCCGCCCTGGTCACTCGTCGCCGGCGTTCCGGCCAAGGTCCGCCGCGAACTCACCGACGCCGAGCGCGACGGCATCCGCCGCAACGCGGGCGCCTACCTCGCGCACCGCGACCTGCACGCGACGTCCCTGGGCCGTACCGGAGACCGGCCGTGA
- a CDS encoding SRPBCC domain-containing protein translates to MTRTDSASLLVHAAPDAVFAALTDADALAAWLPPAGMHGRFERFDMRTGGGFRMVLTYDDATDAPGKSSADEDVSDVRIVRIDPGERIVQEVEFVSDDPAFHGTMRMTWTLRSVGDGTVVEVRAEGVPSGIGARDHAEGITSSLVNLAGHLER, encoded by the coding sequence ATGACCCGAACCGACTCGGCGAGCCTGCTCGTGCACGCGGCCCCCGACGCCGTGTTCGCCGCACTCACCGACGCGGACGCGCTCGCGGCATGGCTGCCGCCCGCGGGTATGCACGGACGGTTCGAGCGATTCGACATGCGCACCGGCGGCGGATTCCGCATGGTGCTCACCTACGACGACGCGACGGATGCCCCGGGCAAGTCGTCCGCCGACGAGGATGTCTCCGACGTCCGCATCGTCCGGATCGACCCGGGCGAACGCATCGTGCAGGAGGTCGAGTTCGTCTCCGACGACCCCGCGTTCCACGGCACGATGCGGATGACCTGGACGCTGCGCAGCGTCGGCGACGGTACCGTCGTGGAGGTGCGTGCCGAGGGCGTCCCCTCGGGCATCGGCGCGCGCGACCACGCCGAGGGCATCACCTCATCGCTCGTGAACCTGGCCGGCCACCTCGAGCGCTGA
- a CDS encoding DUF6716 putative glycosyltransferase, whose translation MTERSTPEPADAASAAGVAPDAASRHLLVVGDTDSYLKWGAALATRLPAGWRSDLAILATDVRPSARQLAAALTGTRWATDAPHRVHLADLAALVAELRPDAVLLALRGPLVRVVAPHLHALPDRPVLVSGFPGLTIPAVPKATIYREQVDLVVLHSRREVRDFTGVAQALPQRPRFALGTLPFLADAAAASAAAAAPATGSMRGPEASDIVFAVQAKVPATRDERVALVGILGETARRNPSRRVVVKVRARAGEAQTHLEEFDLGELIADPAVHRELGFTLPANLVIEDGPMAAHLARAAALVTVSSTAVLEAIAAGVPALLLDDFGIGPKQINVVFAGSGLFGDGAALAAGDWRLPEPAWLDDNYFHPASDDDWLVALDELIVERTAAPLPALERRHNLTGGALRRAFERRKMLGSEDREPLGTVAMAFAIPARGAVRAVRRARRVLAGGAGDVGAAVQPVRSSTGLGRAPEARSALEVAGQVHER comes from the coding sequence GTGACCGAACGGTCGACGCCGGAACCGGCGGATGCCGCGTCGGCGGCTGGCGTGGCGCCGGATGCCGCGTCGCGGCACCTGCTCGTCGTGGGCGACACCGACTCGTACCTGAAGTGGGGCGCCGCGCTCGCGACCCGGCTTCCCGCCGGGTGGCGCAGCGACCTCGCGATCCTCGCGACCGACGTCCGGCCGAGCGCCAGGCAGCTCGCGGCCGCGCTGACGGGCACGAGGTGGGCGACGGACGCCCCGCACCGCGTGCACCTCGCCGACCTCGCCGCGCTCGTCGCCGAACTTCGCCCCGACGCCGTGCTGCTCGCGCTGCGCGGCCCGCTGGTGCGGGTCGTGGCACCGCACCTGCACGCGCTGCCCGACCGCCCGGTGCTCGTGTCCGGGTTTCCCGGCCTGACGATCCCTGCGGTGCCGAAGGCGACGATCTACCGCGAGCAGGTCGACCTCGTCGTGCTGCACAGCCGGCGTGAGGTGCGCGACTTCACCGGGGTCGCACAGGCGCTGCCCCAGCGGCCGCGCTTCGCGCTCGGCACGCTGCCGTTCCTCGCCGACGCGGCGGCGGCTTCCGCGGCAGCAGCGGCGCCCGCGACCGGCTCCATGCGAGGGCCCGAGGCATCCGACATCGTGTTCGCGGTGCAGGCGAAGGTGCCGGCCACGCGTGACGAACGGGTCGCGCTGGTCGGCATCCTCGGCGAGACGGCCCGGCGCAACCCGTCGCGGCGGGTGGTCGTCAAGGTGCGCGCGCGGGCCGGCGAGGCGCAGACGCACCTCGAGGAGTTCGACCTCGGCGAGCTCATCGCCGACCCGGCGGTGCACCGCGAACTCGGCTTCACGCTTCCCGCGAACCTCGTGATCGAGGACGGGCCGATGGCCGCCCACCTCGCGCGCGCCGCCGCGCTCGTGACGGTGAGTTCGACGGCCGTGCTCGAGGCGATCGCGGCCGGGGTGCCCGCGCTCCTGCTCGACGACTTCGGCATCGGGCCGAAGCAGATCAACGTGGTGTTCGCCGGGAGCGGGTTGTTCGGCGACGGAGCGGCGCTCGCCGCGGGCGACTGGCGGTTGCCCGAACCGGCCTGGCTCGACGACAACTACTTCCATCCCGCATCCGACGACGACTGGCTCGTAGCGCTCGACGAGCTGATCGTCGAGCGCACCGCCGCGCCGCTGCCCGCGCTCGAGCGCCGGCACAACCTCACGGGCGGCGCTCTGCGCCGCGCGTTCGAGCGACGCAAGATGCTCGGAAGCGAAGACCGCGAACCGCTCGGCACGGTCGCGATGGCGTTCGCGATCCCGGCCCGCGGCGCGGTGCGCGCCGTGCGGCGGGCGCGGCGGGTGCTCGCGGGCGGTGCCGGTGACGTCGGTGCCGCGGTGCAGCCGGTGAGATCGTCGACCGGGCTCGGTCGCGCACCGGAGGCTCGCTCAGCGCTCGAGGTGGCCGGCCAGGTTCACGAGCGATGA
- a CDS encoding N-acetylneuraminate synthase family protein: protein MSVRIGRHEVGAGRPAYVIAEIGLNHNGDVEIAKRLIDVAAAAGCQAVKFQKRTPELATPEHMKDVPRETPWGTMSYLDYRRRVEFGRDEYLEVARHADLSGLDWFASPWDEPSVAFLEEVGAAAHKIASASVTDLPLLDAVAATGKPVILSTGMSTIAEIDAAVEALGGTGTGRLVMLHATSSYPMPHEEANLRTIHTLRERYAGVPIGYSGHERGLQISLAAVALGAVAVERHITLDRTMWGSDHSASLEPQGLEHLVRDIRIIEEAMGDGVKRVFPGELAPKAKLRRVLV from the coding sequence ATGTCCGTCCGCATCGGTCGCCACGAGGTCGGCGCAGGCCGACCCGCCTACGTCATCGCCGAGATCGGCCTGAACCACAACGGCGACGTCGAGATCGCGAAGCGCCTGATCGACGTCGCGGCGGCGGCGGGATGCCAGGCCGTGAAGTTCCAGAAGCGCACGCCGGAGCTCGCGACGCCCGAGCACATGAAGGACGTCCCGCGCGAGACGCCGTGGGGCACCATGAGCTACCTCGACTACCGTCGCCGGGTCGAGTTCGGCCGCGACGAGTACCTCGAGGTCGCGCGCCACGCCGACCTGTCGGGCCTCGACTGGTTCGCGTCGCCGTGGGACGAGCCGTCGGTCGCGTTCCTCGAGGAGGTCGGTGCGGCCGCGCACAAGATCGCGTCGGCCTCGGTGACCGACCTGCCGCTGCTCGACGCCGTCGCCGCGACCGGCAAGCCGGTGATCCTCTCGACGGGCATGTCGACGATCGCCGAGATCGACGCCGCGGTCGAGGCGCTCGGCGGCACCGGCACCGGTCGCCTGGTGATGCTGCACGCGACCAGCAGCTACCCGATGCCGCACGAGGAGGCGAACCTCCGCACGATCCACACGCTGCGCGAACGCTACGCCGGGGTGCCGATCGGGTACTCGGGCCACGAGCGCGGCCTGCAGATCTCGCTCGCCGCCGTCGCGCTCGGCGCCGTCGCGGTCGAACGCCACATCACGCTCGACCGCACGATGTGGGGCAGCGACCACTCGGCGTCGCTCGAGCCGCAGGGCCTCGAGCACCTCGTGCGGGACATCCGCATCATCGAGGAGGCGATGGGCGACGGCGTGAAGCGCGTCTTCCCGGGGGAGCTCGCCCCGAAGGCGAAGCTGCGCCGGGTGCTCGTGTGA
- a CDS encoding acylneuraminate cytidylyltransferase — protein MARIDPRLRGTAVAVIPARGGSKGLPGKNVMRVGGVPLVARAVAAARAAETIGRVVVSTDDDEIARVARAAGAEIVDRPAALSGDTATSESALLHALGALHPEPAADAAHSHDDGPTAARGNPRGEAPVVVFIQATSPFVDPSDLDAAVARVATGDVDSVFSAVPNHAFLWREVEASERAGFAAGAIGVNHDAAVRLRRQERQPEFRETGAFYAMRTAGFRAAGHRFFGRVGVQLVPELHGVEIDTAADLVVAQALANLIDGASHGVDVDAVVTDFDGVHTDDTAIVGEAGVEFVRVSRSDGAGVARLREAGVPVLILSAETHPVVSARAAKLGVEVRQGVADKGAALREWAVEQGIALDRIAYVGNDRGDLPALEIVGWPIAVADAIPDVHRVARVVLQRRGGAGAVRELADAVLAARAAAASGDANRPTYATAIEGA, from the coding sequence ATGGCCCGAATCGATCCCCGTCTGCGCGGTACCGCGGTCGCCGTGATCCCGGCGCGCGGCGGGTCGAAGGGCCTGCCGGGCAAGAACGTCATGCGCGTCGGCGGCGTGCCGCTCGTGGCGCGCGCGGTCGCGGCCGCCAGGGCTGCCGAGACGATCGGCCGCGTCGTGGTGTCGACCGACGACGACGAGATCGCCCGGGTCGCCCGGGCCGCCGGCGCCGAGATCGTCGACCGGCCGGCCGCGCTGTCGGGCGACACGGCGACGAGCGAGTCCGCGCTGCTGCACGCGCTGGGCGCGCTGCATCCCGAACCAGCCGCCGATGCGGCGCACAGCCACGACGACGGGCCCACCGCGGCTCGGGGGAACCCGCGGGGCGAGGCACCCGTCGTCGTGTTCATCCAGGCGACGAGCCCGTTCGTCGACCCGTCCGACCTCGACGCCGCGGTCGCGAGGGTCGCGACCGGCGACGTCGACAGCGTGTTCTCGGCCGTTCCGAACCACGCGTTCCTGTGGCGCGAGGTCGAGGCGAGCGAGCGGGCTGGGTTCGCGGCCGGCGCCATCGGCGTGAACCACGACGCTGCCGTGCGGCTTCGCCGGCAGGAGCGCCAGCCGGAGTTCCGTGAGACCGGCGCGTTCTACGCGATGCGCACGGCGGGGTTCCGTGCGGCGGGCCACCGCTTCTTCGGGCGCGTCGGCGTGCAGCTCGTGCCGGAGCTGCACGGGGTCGAGATCGATACGGCGGCCGACCTCGTCGTCGCGCAGGCGCTCGCCAACCTCATCGACGGCGCGTCGCACGGCGTCGACGTGGACGCGGTCGTGACCGACTTCGACGGCGTGCACACCGACGACACCGCGATCGTCGGCGAGGCGGGCGTCGAGTTCGTGCGCGTGAGCCGCAGCGACGGGGCCGGTGTCGCGCGGCTGCGCGAGGCGGGCGTGCCGGTGCTCATCCTCTCGGCGGAGACGCATCCGGTCGTCTCGGCCCGCGCGGCGAAGCTCGGCGTCGAGGTGCGCCAGGGCGTCGCCGACAAGGGAGCCGCGCTGCGCGAGTGGGCGGTGGAACAGGGCATCGCGCTCGATCGCATCGCCTACGTCGGCAACGACCGCGGCGACCTGCCGGCGCTCGAGATCGTCGGCTGGCCCATCGCGGTCGCCGACGCGATCCCCGACGTGCACCGGGTCGCGCGGGTCGTGCTGCAGCGCCGCGGCGGGGCCGGCGCGGTCCGCGAACTCGCCGACGCCGTGCTCGCGGCCCGGGCCGCCGCAGCATCCGGGGACGCGAATCGCCCCACCTACGCCACCGCCATCGAAGGAGCCTGA
- a CDS encoding bifunctional methylenetetrahydrofolate dehydrogenase/methenyltetrahydrofolate cyclohydrolase → MTAVKLDGVATASAVKSELADRIAHLRAHGVVPGLGTLLVGDDPGSKSYVAGKHRDCAEVGIESIRVDLPSSATQADVLAAIRDLNQAREVTGYIVQLPLPAGLDEHAALEAIDPSKDADGLHPTNLGRLVLGIEGELRSPLPCTPAGIVEMLRRYDVPIRGQHVTVIGRGLTVGRPLGLLFTRKGLDATVTLTHSRTTDLAAEVRRADIVVAAVGVPHLVQADWVKPGAAVLDVGITRVQDEETGKGRLTGDVDPAVAEVAGFLSPNPGGVGPMTRAMLLANVVKAAELQLAG, encoded by the coding sequence ATGACCGCGGTGAAGTTGGACGGCGTCGCGACCGCGTCGGCCGTGAAGTCGGAACTCGCCGATCGCATCGCGCACCTGCGTGCGCACGGCGTGGTGCCCGGGCTCGGCACGTTGCTGGTCGGCGACGACCCGGGCTCGAAGTCGTACGTCGCGGGCAAGCACCGCGACTGCGCCGAGGTCGGCATCGAGTCGATCCGCGTCGACCTGCCGTCGTCGGCCACGCAGGCCGACGTGCTCGCGGCGATCCGCGACCTGAACCAGGCTCGCGAGGTGACGGGGTACATCGTGCAGCTCCCGTTGCCCGCCGGGCTCGACGAGCACGCGGCGCTCGAGGCGATCGATCCGTCGAAGGACGCCGACGGACTGCACCCGACGAACCTCGGTCGACTCGTGCTCGGCATCGAGGGCGAGCTGCGGTCGCCGCTGCCGTGCACGCCGGCGGGCATCGTCGAGATGCTGCGCCGGTACGACGTGCCGATCCGCGGGCAGCACGTGACGGTGATCGGCCGCGGGTTGACGGTCGGTCGGCCGCTGGGGCTGCTCTTCACGCGCAAGGGCCTCGACGCGACGGTCACGCTCACGCATTCGCGCACGACCGACCTGGCCGCCGAGGTGCGCCGGGCCGACATCGTCGTGGCCGCGGTCGGCGTGCCGCACCTCGTGCAGGCGGACTGGGTCAAGCCGGGCGCTGCGGTGCTCGACGTCGGCATCACCCGGGTGCAGGACGAGGAGACCGGCAAGGGCCGGCTCACGGGCGACGTCGACCCGGCCGTGGCCGAGGTGGCCGGGTTCCTGTCGCCGAACCCGGGCGGGGTCGGCCCGATGACCCGGGCGATGCTGCTGGCGAACGTCGTGAAGGCGGCGGAACTGCAGCTGGCCGGCTGA